The Cetobacterium somerae sequence TAAACATCCCCTAAGGGCACCTTGTTTAGAAATAATCAATGTGCATTTTATTAGCAAATTATTGTATCACTTTTTTCTATTTTTGTCAACAAATATATATGCTCCATTTCTTCCTGAATCTTCTTTTTCTCTTCTATAAGAATGAAAGTTATCTCTATATGTACATAGGTTATTAGTTATAATATTTTTTTCTTGTACTCCACTCTCTTTCATAAGATTATAATTAAATTGTTGATTATCAAAATAATATTTATTCTCTTTTTTTAAAAAAACTTTTTCTAACAGTTTCTCATTAAACTTCCTCTTAAATTTCAAGTAAAACTCTTCTGATACTTCATAATTCTCAAGAGATATTCCTACTCCAAATGCTACTACAATATTTTTTATTTTACTATTAAATTCTTTTTTCATCATTTCAATAGCTTTTAAACCAATATTCTCAAAACTTCCTGCCCATCCTGAATGAACACATCCAAAAGCACCATTTTCAGTATCATATATGTATATGGGTAAACAATCTGCATATTTTGTAAATATAACTACATCATCTCTTTTAGTTATAAATCCATCTGTATCTTCTGAATAAATTATCGTTTCTTCATCTATAACCACAATATTTGACGAATGTGTTTGAAATCCTGAATAAATTTTTTTATCCTCTATATTTAATATAGACTTAATTTTATTTCTATCCTCTTCTTTTTTCACATCTCCAAAACTTTTAGTTGTATAAATTGCCTTTAATCCTAACTTTGAAAACTCTTCAAGCTCATAATAAAATTCTTTATCTATAAACATTTTAAACTCTCTTTAAATTCCAATGTTTTTTTCATTTTTTTACATAAAACTTCAAACTCTTGAAAATTTAAACTTTGCTCTCCATCTGATAAAGCACATGCTGGGTTTTGATGTATTTCTACCATTGCACCATCTGCTCCTGCTAATATACATCCTAGTGTCACTGGTTCAACTAAAGATTTCTTACCCGTTCCATGACTTGCATCTATTATAATTGGAAGATGAGATTTTTCTTTTAAAAGTGCTACACCATTTATATCAACAGTATTTCTAGTTGCGATTTCAAATGTTCTAATTCCTCTTTCACAAAGAATAACTTTTTCATTACCAAAAGCAACTATATATTCTGCCGCCATTAAAAACTCTCTTATTGTAGCACTTAATCCTCTTTTTAAAAGAATAGGTTTATCTGTCTTTCCTAGTTCTTTTAATAAGCTAAAATTTTGCATATTTCTAGCTCCAACTTGAAATATATCTGTATATTTTTCTATCAACTCTATATCTCTAGTATCCATTACTTCTGTTACCATTACAAGGTCATATTTATCACATGCTTCTCTCATATATTTTAGGCCCTCTTCTCCTAAACCTTGGAAGTCATATGGAGATGTTCTTGGCTTGAAAGCTCCACCTCTTAAAAATTCTCCTCCATTTTCCTTTACAACTTTAGCAATGTCCATTATCATCTCTTTATTTTCAATTGAACATGGCCCTGCCATTAGAATTAAATCTGTACCACCTATTTTCCTACCTTTTATTTCTATAAGGGTATCCTCTTTTTTAAATTCTCGACTAACGAACTTAAAAGGTTTTCCTATCTTTATAATCTCTTTAACTATTGAGAATTCCTTCAATTCTTCCTTAGTTAGCCCATCTTTTTTTCCCATTATTCCTATTTTTTTTATGCTACCATCTAAAATCTCTAAAGCTCCATGTCCTGTTTTTTGTATAAATTTCTTCAGCTCTAAGATTTCTTGAGATGTAGCACTTTCTTTTAACACTACATACATTTTTATCACCTAATTTTTTATTATTATTATATCATATTTATACCAAAACAGTGCTTTTTAAATTCACATTTTAAACATTTTTCTTCAGATAATCTTTTTTCTGAAAACATACCGTTAGATATCTGCTCTGTTATTGAATCAAAATCTTTTAAAATTTCTTCTTCATCACCTAAAGTATATGGTATTTCAATTTTATTCTGATTTTTTACAAAATATATATAGCCACCCAAAACCTTTTTCTCACTATTCATTGATAATAAATAACAGTATAGCTTTATTTGAGCTATATAATTTTCTAGACTTTCATTATCTAAATTATCTGACCCTGTTTTAAAATCAATTATTTTTAAATTTTCTCCATCTTGTATAATCAAATCTAATTTTCCTTCTATTGTGTAATTTTCTCTAAATACAAATAAATTTTTTTCAACATCTACTATTTTCATTTTTATCAAATCATTATTATAATAATTCAATATTTGATTTAGTCCTTTTTTTAAAACATCATTATCTAAATATAAATTTTCTTTCTTTTTCATCATTTCATAACTAGAGTAATATCTATTCTCTATTTCTTCAATATTTAAATATTTATTATTAATTATAGTTTTATTTATATACTCTAAACTTTCATGAATTAAGTTTCCATAAAAATTTTCAATTGTTTTCTTTCTTTGAAAATCATAAATTTTATTCAATTTATATCTATAAGGACATTCTTTGTATTTTAGTAAATCTCCAGTATAGGAGTAACTATCTTTTATATCTATAGTACTTGTATTTTCAATATCTAATTCTGAAAATTTTAAATCTCCTGATAAAATATCTGGAATACTTTCGTAAACTCTTTTAAATGGCAGTGAAGGGACTTGCCTTTTTCCTTTATTACTTTCAACACAACTTAGTATTAATAAGTTTTTAGCTCTTGAAAAAGCAGTATAATATAATCGCCAAAAATCAAAATCTTTTATTCTATATTCTGGTTCAAAATTATTATATGGTATATACTTTTTTTCAAGTTCTCCTTCATCATCTCTATCAACTTCAGGAATGCTTTCTAAAGAACCTACTATAACAACAGGAAACTCTAATCCTTTTGATTGATGAATTGTTAAAAATGATACAGCACCTTTAGGAGCATATTCTTTTATATCCTCATATTCATCTACACCATTTTGCTTTAAAAATTTTAAATGCATTGTAAACAGATAGTCCCCAATTTTTAATATATTTTCACTAGTTAAATTTTGAATTTTCGAAATTTTATCTGCTTTTTCAATAATTTTAGAAAATATTCCTAAATTATATAATGCTCTATTTTGTAAAACACTATTCTCTTCATTTTCAAATATATTTTTGAAACAATTTAACGCTATTATTTCATAATATAAACTCAATAAATTTCCTTTGTTTTTATTTATATTTTCATATTCATTTTTAAGAATATCTAAATCTTTTTTTAACTCATTATCTATTTTTATCTTTTTTTCTATAGAATTTAAACATTTTTTATAATAATCCAAAATTTCTAATTTATATTCATTATTATAAATCTTGCTATCTGCTCTCAATAAAATATATAGAAAAATACCTATAATCAATATAATTTCTTCTCTATTAAAAAATAAATTTGATCTAGGTGAATAGACACCAATTCCTTTATATTCTAAATAGTGGGCTAAGGAAATTATTCTTTTGTTCCTTACTGATCTGAATAAAAAAGCTACTTGATTATAATCAGTTATCTTCTTTGAGTTTTTCATAAAAATTAAAAAATTAGCAATCCTTTCCTGCCACTTATTTTCAGAATTTTCTACTGATAATTTTACAACTCTTGTTCTGTCAATATTTTTATCTTTAGGCACAATCAATTCTTTTGAATGTCTAAATTCATCCCAATATAGACTATCTATCCATTCTTTACAGAAATTAACAATATCTTTTTCAGATCTATAGTTCACTTCCAATTTAACAATTTTACAAACCTTTCCTACTCTTCCTTCAAACTGAAGAATATTTCTAATTGTAGCTCCTCTAAATCTATAGATTCCTTGATCATCATCCCCCACTACACAAATATTTTGATTTTCTCCACCTATTAAAAAAATTAATTTTTCTTGTATTGTATTAGTATCCTGATATTCATCAATCATAATATATTTTATTTTTTCTTGAAAATTTTTTAAAATTTTAGAGTTTTCATTTAAAATTCTATAAGCTTCACATTGAATCATTGAAAAATCTATAACATTTTCTTCAAAAAGAATTTTTTTATATATTTGATAACTTTTTGCTAAAAAACTATCATCATTTACTTCTAATCCCTCTTCACTAAATCTATTAAACCATTTTATTAAACTTTCTCCAATTTTCCAGTTTGTTAGATAACTTTTATTTTGAAAGAATTCTTTAAAGCCTTTAATATCTTTAAAAAATTTTAACTTAGAAAAAATAAAAAATTTTTGATCTACATTATCTAAAACTCTATATCCTTTTTCTAAATTTGAGTATTCTATATTTTCATCTATTATTTTTAAGCAAATGGAATGGAGGGTTCCTATATACAATCCTTCTAAATATATTTTTTCATTTTTTAATCTATTTCCTATTCTTGTTGTTAACTCTCTTGCAGCCCTTTCTGTAAATGTAGAAACTAATATTTCATCTGGTTTTATGTTTCTTTCTTTTATCATATAAACCATTCTCTCTACTAAAGTTCTTGTTTTCCCAGAACCTGGACCAGCTATTATTAGTAATGGTCCATCAATATTTTCTACTGCTTCTTTTTGACTTAAATTCAAATTCATAATAACCGTCCTTTTTATTTTAGTATACAAAAAAATACAAAAAAAATAAAGCTTAGGTTTTACCTAAGCTTTAAACTTCTGTTTATAACTATGCTGTTATTGCTGATACTGGACAAACTCCTGCGCAAGCTCCACAATCTACACAAGCCTCTCCAATTTCATATTTTCCATTAGCGTCAGCTGATATTGCTGATACTGGGCAAGTTCCTTCGCAAGCTCCACATCCAATACAAGTATCTTTATCTATTACGTGCATTCTAAATACCTCCTGATTTTTTATGTTTCTATACTTACTATACCCAATTAAATGGAAAAAGTCAAGATAATTTGGTTGAAAAAAATACATTTTTTTCTTAAAAATTTGATTATCAAATCTTAGAATAAACTAAACTTAATCTTTTGAATTATCTTTTATCATTTCATTTCTTATCTCATCATTATTTTTAAATTCATCCTGTAATTTCTCATAATATTTTTGAGTAGCCTCTTGAATTGAAACCCCATTTTTTTGTGAATATGCTTCTATATTTTTTTGATCTATCGCCTGTCTTTCTTGTAAATTTCTTTCATAATCAAAAGATTTCTCACTTTCACCAAAAGCTAAATTTCCTACTAATAAAGTTCCAACTAACATCATTAAATTAAATTTTTTCATTATTAAATTAAATTTTTTCATTTTTTCCTCCTGATATATAACCTTTTCAATTATTAAACACAATATGAAATACTTACATTTTTCATTTCTTATCTACAACTATTTTAACTGATTTTAGAACAAACAAATAGATAGTATGTTCATATATGAATAATTCACCCTTTTTATTTACTTTTGCGATATTAAAAGGTATTATAAAGTATATTAAGATAATTAAATCGAGGTGGTTTTATGAAAAATAATGAAGGTTCTATTTTCCTTATATCTGCAATTAATAAAGAAATAAATTTCCTTTTTGATAATTTTCTTTCTGAACTAGAAATAACTAAAACAGAAAGCATGTATCTAAGATTAATTTATAATAATCCTGGTATAACACAATATGAAATATCAAAATTAAGAAAAATTGAAAAATCTTTAGTTACAAAATATATAACTAATCTAGAAGACAAAGGATTAATAGAAAAAAAATTACTTGATAAAAGAAAAAAAGGATTGTATTTAATAGAAGATGGTCAAAAAGCCATTAAGTTTATTGATGATTTTATTCCTGATTTACAAGAGAAATTTAAAGATATTTTTACCAATGAGGAATCTAAATTCTTTAATAATTTATTAAAAAAATTAAAACTTCGTCTTGAAGAAGTAAATGAAAGAGAGTCTTAAAAACTCTCTTTTTAATTTTTTACAAAAAATAAAAAAAGATTGGCAACTTCCTATCCTCCCAGGGGGCTGCCCCCCAAGTACTTTCAGCGTTTATGGGCTTAACTTCCAGGTTCGAAATGTTACTGGGTGTACCTCCATAGCTATCGTTGCCAATCAATATTTATTTGTGTTCTTGAACACTTGAAACTATATAGTAGTATATTAAGGTTAAAACTTCGATATATTAGTATTGGTCAGCTAAAAGTCTCACAACTCTTACACCCCCAACCTATCAACCTCCTAGTCTCGAAGGTATCTTAAAGAGTACTTATCTTGAAGTCAGTTTCCCGCTTAGATGCTTTCAGCGGTTATCTGTTCCAAACGTGACTACCCAGCTGTGCCACTGGCGTGACAACTGGTACATCAGAGGTTTGTCCATCCCGGTCCTCTCGTACTAAGGACAGATCTTCTCAATACTCTAACGCCTACAGTGGATAGGGACCGAACTGTCTCACGACGTTCTGAACCCAGCTCACGTACCGCTTTAATGGGCGAACAGCCCAACCCTTGGGACCTTCTCCAGCCCCAGGATGCGATGAGCCGACATCGAGGTGCCAAACTCTACCGTCGATATGGACTCTCGGGTAGAATCAGCCTGTTATCCCCAGGGTAGCTTTTATCCGTTGAGCGACGACCCTTCCATTCGGAATCGCCGGATCACTATGTCCTGCTTTCGCACCTGCTCGACCCGTCAGTCTCGCAGTTAAGCTCTCTTATGCCATTGCACTCTGCGGTTGATTTCCATCCAACCTGAGAGAACCTTTGAACGCCTCCGTTACTCTTTCGGAGGCGACCGCCCCAGTCAAACTGCCCACCTAGCACTGTCTTCGAGGGTACAAACCTCAAATTAGAATTCCGACATAGTATGGTTGGTATTCCACCAGTGACTCCGCGTAATCTAGCGACCACGCATCATAGTCTCCCAACTATCCTATACATACGATGCCAAAACCCAATACCAAGCTACAGTAAAGCTCCATGGGGTCTTTCCGTCCTACTGCAGGTAACCGGTATCTTCACCGGTAATACAATTTCACCAGGCCTCCCGTCAAGACAGCTCTCAGATCGTTACACCATTCGTGCAGGTCGGAACTTACCCGACAAGGAATTTCGCTACCTTAGGACCGTTATAGTTACGGCCGCCGTTCACCGGGGCTTCAATTCGGAGCTCTCACTCCTCCTCTTAACCTTCCGGCACTGGGCAGGTGTCAGCCCATATACGTCGCCTTACAGCTTAGCATAGACCTGTGTTTTTGTTAAACAGTCGCCTGAGACTCTTCACTGCGGCCTCTCATAGCTTTGCGTCGCGTGTACGCTCACCATAAAAGGCACCCCTTCTCCCGAAGTTACGGGGCTATTTTGCAGAGTTCCTTAACGAGAGTTAGCCTGTCCGCCTTAGATTTCTCATCCTGACCACCTGTGTCGGTTTGGGGTACGGGCACTAATATCTTTAAAACGCTTAGAAGCTTTTCTCGGCAGTGTGGTATTTGCACCTTCCATCTTACGACTCCTCATCACACCTCACGTTTAGTCTAGCGGATTTTCCTACTAGACCACGCTACATGCTTGAACTGGCACTTCCGTTCGCCAGCGTGCATAACCTCCTGCGTCCCTCCATCACTTGATATCAGTGGCACAGAAATATTAATCTGTTTTCCATTCGCCTACGCAATCTAGCCTCGGCTTAGGACCCGGCTTACCCAGGGGAGACAAACTTTACCCTGGAACCCTTGGTCTTCCGGCGTGGGGGATTCTCGCCC is a genomic window containing:
- the pgeF gene encoding peptidoglycan editing factor PgeF gives rise to the protein MFIDKEFYYELEEFSKLGLKAIYTTKSFGDVKKEEDRNKIKSILNIEDKKIYSGFQTHSSNIVVIDEETIIYSEDTDGFITKRDDVVIFTKYADCLPIYIYDTENGAFGCVHSGWAGSFENIGLKAIEMMKKEFNSKIKNIVVAFGVGISLENYEVSEEFYLKFKRKFNEKLLEKVFLKKENKYYFDNQQFNYNLMKESGVQEKNIITNNLCTYRDNFHSYRREKEDSGRNGAYIFVDKNRKK
- the aroF gene encoding 3-deoxy-7-phosphoheptulonate synthase; its protein translation is MYVVLKESATSQEILELKKFIQKTGHGALEILDGSIKKIGIMGKKDGLTKEELKEFSIVKEIIKIGKPFKFVSREFKKEDTLIEIKGRKIGGTDLILMAGPCSIENKEMIMDIAKVVKENGGEFLRGGAFKPRTSPYDFQGLGEEGLKYMREACDKYDLVMVTEVMDTRDIELIEKYTDIFQVGARNMQNFSLLKELGKTDKPILLKRGLSATIREFLMAAEYIVAFGNEKVILCERGIRTFEIATRNTVDINGVALLKEKSHLPIIIDASHGTGKKSLVEPVTLGCILAGADGAMVEIHQNPACALSDGEQSLNFQEFEVLCKKMKKTLEFKESLKCL
- a CDS encoding ATP-dependent DNA helicase; this translates as MNLNLSQKEAVENIDGPLLIIAGPGSGKTRTLVERMVYMIKERNIKPDEILVSTFTERAARELTTRIGNRLKNEKIYLEGLYIGTLHSICLKIIDENIEYSNLEKGYRVLDNVDQKFFIFSKLKFFKDIKGFKEFFQNKSYLTNWKIGESLIKWFNRFSEEGLEVNDDSFLAKSYQIYKKILFEENVIDFSMIQCEAYRILNENSKILKNFQEKIKYIMIDEYQDTNTIQEKLIFLIGGENQNICVVGDDDQGIYRFRGATIRNILQFEGRVGKVCKIVKLEVNYRSEKDIVNFCKEWIDSLYWDEFRHSKELIVPKDKNIDRTRVVKLSVENSENKWQERIANFLIFMKNSKKITDYNQVAFLFRSVRNKRIISLAHYLEYKGIGVYSPRSNLFFNREEIILIIGIFLYILLRADSKIYNNEYKLEILDYYKKCLNSIEKKIKIDNELKKDLDILKNEYENINKNKGNLLSLYYEIIALNCFKNIFENEENSVLQNRALYNLGIFSKIIEKADKISKIQNLTSENILKIGDYLFTMHLKFLKQNGVDEYEDIKEYAPKGAVSFLTIHQSKGLEFPVVIVGSLESIPEVDRDDEGELEKKYIPYNNFEPEYRIKDFDFWRLYYTAFSRAKNLLILSCVESNKGKRQVPSLPFKRVYESIPDILSGDLKFSELDIENTSTIDIKDSYSYTGDLLKYKECPYRYKLNKIYDFQRKKTIENFYGNLIHESLEYINKTIINNKYLNIEEIENRYYSSYEMMKKKENLYLDNDVLKKGLNQILNYYNNDLIKMKIVDVEKNLFVFRENYTIEGKLDLIIQDGENLKIIDFKTGSDNLDNESLENYIAQIKLYCYLLSMNSEKKVLGGYIYFVKNQNKIEIPYTLGDEEEILKDFDSITEQISNGMFSEKRLSEEKCLKCEFKKHCFGINMI
- a CDS encoding 4Fe-4S binding protein, with the translated sequence MHVIDKDTCIGCGACEGTCPVSAISADANGKYEIGEACVDCGACAGVCPVSAITA
- a CDS encoding MarR family winged helix-turn-helix transcriptional regulator, yielding MKNNEGSIFLISAINKEINFLFDNFLSELEITKTESMYLRLIYNNPGITQYEISKLRKIEKSLVTKYITNLEDKGLIEKKLLDKRKKGLYLIEDGQKAIKFIDDFIPDLQEKFKDIFTNEESKFFNNLLKKLKLRLEEVNERES